Proteins found in one Triticum urartu cultivar G1812 chromosome 4, Tu2.1, whole genome shotgun sequence genomic segment:
- the LOC125550957 gene encoding long chain acyl-CoA synthetase 9, chloroplastic-like, translated as MNPYFIGFVIPFVASLMLTKRKAEKKRGLPVDVGGEPGYAIRNYRSEQPVETHWEGIFTLAELFEQSCKQYAYMPLHGTRKLISRETEVAADGRSFEKLHLGEYEWKTYIEAFKAVCNFSSGLIQIGHQKDERVAIFADTRAEWQIALQACFRQNITVVTIYASLGEGALCHSLNETEATTVICGRKELKKLIDINGQLDTLKHVVYISEDGVSSEVSLAKQCTNWRVESFEEVERLGLETPIEANLPLPSDTAVIMYTSGSTGMPKGVMMSHRNVLATASAVMTIVPALGKKDVYLAYLPLAHILELAAETIISAVGASIGYGSPLTLTDTSNKIKKGTKGDASALRPTLMTAVPAILDRVRDGVRKNVDAKGGVAKKLFDIAYSRRLAAVNGSWFGAWGLEKLVWDMLVFQKVRAILGGRIRFILSGGAPLSGETQRFINICLGAPIGQGYGLTETCAGGTFSEYNDTSVGRVGAPLSCSFIKLIDWVEGGYLTSDSPMPRGEIVIGGPNVTKGYFKNEAKTNEVYKDDERGMRWFYSGDIGRLHPDGCLEIIDRKKDIVKLQHGEYVSLGKVEATLSVSPYVDNIMVHADPSQNYCVALVVAAHGELENWASKQGIAYSDFPDLCQKQETVKEVLQSLAKAGKQSRLEKFEIPARIKLIPEPWTPESGLVTAALKLKREVIKKGYQDDLAKLYR; from the exons ATGAATCCTTATTTCATCGGTTTTGTCATCCCGTTTGTGGCATCTCTGATGCTCACCAAGAGGAAGGCTGAGAAGAAAAGGGGTCTGCCCGTCGATGTGGGTGGTGAGCCTGGCTATGCCATCCGTAACTACAGGTCCGAACAGCCCGTCGAGACGCACTGGGAAGGGATTTTCACGCTCGCCGAGCTATTCGAACAGTCCTGCAAGCAGTATGCCTACATGCCCCTGCACGGCACCAGGAAGCTCATTTCAAGGGAAACAGAGGTGGCTGCTGATGGAAGATCATTCGAGAAGCTCCATCTGGGGGAGTATGAGTGGAAAACTTACATCGAAGCATTCAAGGCTGTATGCAACTTCTCATCCGGTCTGATCCAAATTGGGCACCAGAAGGACGAGCGTGTTGCTATCTTTGCTGATACGCGAGCTGAGTGGCAGATTGCGTTGCAG GCATGCTTCAGACAAAACATTACAGTGGTCACCATTTATGCCTCCTTGGGAGAGGGAGCACTTTGTCACTCACTAAATGAG ACTGAGGCAACTACTGTGATCTGTGGACGGAAAGAACTAAAAAAACTTATTGATATAAATGGGCAACTTGATACTTTGAAACATGTCGTCTACATAAGTGAGGACGGTGTCTCAAGTGAAGTATCCTTGGCTAAACAATGCACTAACTGGAGAGTCGAGTCATTTGAAGAGGTAGAGAGGCTAGGGTTGGAAACACCTATCGAAGCAAATTTACCTCTCCCATCTGATACAGCAGTGATAATGTATACAAGTGGGAGCACCGGAATGCCCAAG GGTGTCATGATGAGCCATCGCAATGTCTTGGCTACAGCATCAGCTGTTATGACTATTGTGCCTGCACTTGGTAAGAAGGATGTCTACTTGGCGTACCTCCCGCTTGCACACATTCTTGAGTTGGCAGCTGAG ACGATTATATCTGCTGTTGGGGCTTCTATAGGATATGGATCACCATTGACCCTGACTGATACATCAAATAAAATTAAAAAGGGGACCAAAGGTGATGCCTCTGCACTGAGGCCAACACTTATGACTGCGGTACCTGCTATACTTGACCGTGTTCGTGATGGCGTGAGAAAAAAT GTTGATGCAAAGGGTGGTGTAGCCAAGAAACTATTTGATATCGCCTACAGCCGTCGGCTAGCTGCTGTCAATGGAAGTTGGTTTGGTGCATGGGGATTAGAGAAGCTTGTGTGGGACATGCTTGTCTTCCAGAAAGTGCGTGCAATCTTGGGAGGCCGGATTCGCTTTATACTTTCAGGCGGAGCGCCTCTGTCTGGAGAAACTCAGAGATTTATCAATATATGCCTTGG GGCTCCAATAGGGCAAGGATATGGTCTAACTGAAACGTGTGCTGGCGGGACATTCTCTGAGTACAATGACACATCTGTTGGTCGTGTTGGTGCTCCATTGTCTTGTTCGTTCATTAAG TTGATAGATTGGGTTGAAGGTGGATACTTGACATCTGATTCACCAATGCCTCGGGGAGAAATCGTTATTGGAGGCCCAAATGTAACCAAAGGCTATTTCAAAAATGAGGCCAAAACAAATGAGGTCTACAAG GATGATGAGAGAGGAATGAGGTGGTTCTACTCTGGTGACATTGGGCGTTTGCACCCAGATGGCTGCCTCGAAATCATTGACAGGAAGAAGGATATAGTTAAGCTTCAACATGGTGAATATGTATCGCTAGGAAAG GTGGAGGCTACTTTGAGTGTGAGCCCGTATGTTGACAACATCATGGTCCACGCGGATCCCTCCCAAAACTACTGTGTTGCACTCGTTGTAGCTGCGCACGGTGAGCTAGAAAACTGGGCCTCAAAACAAGGGATTGCATATTCTGATTTCCCCGATCTGTGCCAGAAGCAAGAGACTGTCAAAGAAGTTCTACAGTCGTTGGCAAAG GCTGGTAAGCAATCGCGGCTGGAGAAGTTTGAGATCCCTGCCAGGATCAAGCTGATACCGGAGCCATGGACCCCCGAGTCGGGTCTCGTCACCGCTGCCCTCAAGCTCAAGAGGGAGGTCATCAAGAAGGGTTATCAGGACGATCTTGCTAAGCTGTACAGATAG
- the LOC125550958 gene encoding V-type proton ATPase 16 kDa proteolipid subunit: protein MSSVFSGDETAPFFGFLGAAAALVFSCMGAAYGTAKSGVGVASMGVMRPELVMKSIVPVVMAGVLGIYGLIIAVIISTGINPKAKPYFLFDGYAHLSSGLACGLAGLAAGMAIGIVGDAGVRANAQQPKLFVGMILILIFAEALALYGLIVGIILSSRAGQSRAD, encoded by the exons ATGTCGTCGGTGTTCAGCGGCGATGAGACGGCGCCCTTCTTCGGCTTCctcggcgccgccgccgcgctcgTCTTCTCAT GCATGGGGGCGGCCTACGGGACGGCCAAGAGCGGGGTCGGGGTGGCGTCCATGGGGGTCATGCGGCCAGAGCTCGTCATGAAGTCCATCGTGCCCGTCGTCATGGCGGGAGTGCTCGGAATCTACGGCCTCATCATCGCCGTCATCATCAGCACCGGGATCAACCCCAAGGCCAAGCCCTACTTCCTCTTCGACGGCTACGCTCACCTCTCCTCCGGGCTCGCCTGTGGCCTCGCGGGGCTCGCCGCCGGCATGGCCATTGGCATTGTCGGTGATGCTGGAGTCAG GGCTAACGCGCAACAACCAAAGCTGTTCGTGGGTATGATCCTTATCCTCATTTTTGCAGAAGCACTTGCCCTTTACGGTCTCATCGTGGGCATCATCCTGTCGTCCCGTGCCGGCCAGTCCCGTGCGGATTAG